One genomic segment of Cardinium endosymbiont of Philonthus spinipes includes these proteins:
- a CDS encoding CPBP family intramembrane glutamic endopeptidase → MVTIKKEWRMLFCFALLPCIVWGLFLFGCDMLVGVHRSYVHYPIWLSGYPLYRIKYLVCALLFLSILRRIYKKLLPNVYYNYEKIYIRCSILAIISIVFGFFVRTKFWNYILDGCFVSPFIEELIARFILYAVRHHSWKLYVLVALLSSLAFSLMHIGYDPSLFTKLTLLPKLSELFLFGLILCSIFWFFPRLDFLISIHAISNLYGVLKIASELGYPL, encoded by the coding sequence ATGGTAACAATAAAAAAGGAATGGCGCATGCTTTTTTGCTTTGCACTATTGCCTTGTATAGTATGGGGTTTATTCTTATTTGGTTGTGATATGTTAGTAGGCGTTCACAGGAGCTATGTGCATTACCCAATTTGGTTATCTGGTTACCCACTATATCGGATTAAGTATTTAGTCTGTGCACTTTTATTCTTGTCTATACTCAGACGTATCTATAAAAAGTTGTTGCCTAATGTGTATTATAACTATGAAAAAATTTATATACGATGTAGTATACTGGCTATTATTTCTATTGTATTCGGCTTTTTTGTAAGGACTAAATTTTGGAATTATATACTAGATGGTTGTTTTGTAAGTCCATTTATCGAAGAACTCATTGCCCGGTTTATATTATATGCAGTACGACATCATAGTTGGAAACTATATGTTTTAGTAGCACTTCTTTCTTCTTTAGCTTTTAGCCTTATGCATATTGGCTATGATCCTTCCTTATTCACAAAGTTGACGCTACTACCAAAATTGAGTGAACTTTTTTTATTTGGGTTGATACTTTGTAGTATATTTTGGTTTTTTCCTAGGTTAGATTTCCTTATTAGCATACATGCTATTTCTAATTTATACGGGGTGCTTAAGATTGCTTCTGAATTAGGATATCCATTGTAG
- a CDS encoding CPBP family glutamic-type intramembrane protease: MNKIKKEQYTLLAFSLFPSIIWGMALFASLMFRFHVSYPKLLCYTAYWALYLLRALLYLPLLRYVYKKWLPSMYDTYAKVYVSYSLLVIIGIVCGFFLKIEFWNAILGTCFVSPLIEELIARFILYGARHHGWKLYALVALLSSLSFSLMHIGGAPSVLTKPILLSKLSEHFLFGLALCSIFWFYPRLGLLISIHAISNLWWVYNMSSELGAPW; the protein is encoded by the coding sequence ATGAACAAAATAAAAAAGGAGCAGTATACGCTCCTTGCCTTTTCATTGTTCCCTTCTATAATATGGGGGATGGCCCTATTTGCTTCTCTAATGTTCAGATTTCATGTTAGCTATCCAAAATTATTGTGCTATACTGCCTATTGGGCTTTGTATTTGTTGCGTGCACTTTTATATTTACCCTTACTCAGGTATGTTTATAAAAAATGGTTGCCTAGTATGTATGATACATATGCAAAAGTGTATGTTAGCTACAGCTTGCTAGTTATTATTGGTATTGTATGTGGGTTTTTTTTAAAAATTGAGTTTTGGAATGCTATATTAGGTACTTGTTTTGTCAGTCCGTTGATTGAAGAACTTATTGCTCGGTTTATACTATATGGAGCACGTCATCATGGTTGGAAGCTATACGCTTTGGTAGCGCTTCTTTCTTCGTTATCTTTTAGCCTTATGCATATTGGTGGTGCTCCTTCTGTACTTACAAAGCCGATTTTATTATCCAAATTAAGTGAGCATTTTTTATTTGGGTTAGCCCTTTGTAGTATATTTTGGTTTTATCCCAGATTAGGCTTATTGATCAGTATACATGCTATTTCTAATTTGTGGTGGGTATATAATATGTCTTCTGAATTAGGTGCTCCATGGTAA
- a CDS encoding CPBP family glutamic-type intramembrane protease, translating to MGIKIRERRVIFFFSLLPCIVWGLFLFGCDILVAVHRNYVHYPTWLSGYPLYRIKYLVCALLFLSILRRIYKKLLPNLYGTYEKVYIRYSILAIISIVCGLFVRAKFWNYILDGCLVSPFIEELVARFVLYAARYYGWKLYVVIGLLSSLAFSLMHIGYDPPLFTKFTLLPKLGEHFLFGLTLCSIFWFLPSLGLLISIHAISNLYGVLKIASELGYPL from the coding sequence ATGGGAATAAAGATAAGGGAACGGCGCGTGATCTTTTTCTTTTCGCTATTGCCTTGCATAGTATGGGGTTTATTCTTGTTTGGTTGTGATATTTTGGTAGCTGTTCACAGGAATTATGTACACTACCCAACTTGGTTATCTGGTTACCCACTATATCGGATCAAGTATTTAGTCTGTGCACTTTTATTCTTGTCTATACTCAGACGTATCTATAAAAAACTGTTGCCTAATCTGTATGGTACCTATGAAAAAGTTTATATACGATATAGTATACTGGCTATTATTTCTATTGTATGTGGCCTTTTTGTAAGGGCTAAATTTTGGAATTATATCCTGGATGGTTGCTTGGTAAGCCCATTTATCGAAGAACTTGTCGCACGGTTTGTACTATATGCAGCGCGTTATTATGGCTGGAAGTTATATGTTGTAATAGGGCTTCTTTCTTCTTTAGCCTTTAGTCTTATGCATATTGGCTACGATCCCCCCTTATTCACAAAGTTTACACTATTACCAAAGTTAGGTGAACATTTTTTATTTGGGTTAACCCTTTGTAGTATATTTTGGTTTTTGCCAAGCTTAGGCTTGCTTATTAGCATACATGCTATTTCTAATTTATACGGGGTGCTTAAGATTGCTTCTGAATTAGGATATCCATTGTAG
- a CDS encoding aspartyl/asparaginyl beta-hydroxylase domain-containing protein has product MNEKLMLFCKSILDRTAANFPNEALHRLKANMHHLLNPENAPKPLLPMQNPTFHYYPGLRDQPWWDITFMPKNQLMECKEKIKAELQGILFQEKFTPFSLNVTEPFPPAYLDGSMNTYHLIRDLDPDQNKYAQRQLELPQTMALLRSIPGLADDAFFSCFVPGTHLKPHAAEDNVRLNVHLGLEVPRGCGIAVAAQQRIWPEDQMLCFDPSFTHEAWNFGASNRHVLLFTIWHPDLTQAEVFAIKLFSKEYHHYVDRL; this is encoded by the coding sequence ATGAATGAAAAATTAATGCTGTTTTGCAAATCAATACTAGATCGTACTGCTGCTAACTTTCCCAATGAAGCTTTGCATCGTCTCAAAGCAAACATGCACCATCTATTAAACCCTGAGAATGCGCCTAAGCCTCTGTTGCCTATGCAAAACCCCACTTTCCATTATTATCCTGGCTTAAGGGATCAGCCCTGGTGGGATATTACATTTATGCCAAAAAACCAATTAATGGAGTGTAAAGAAAAAATCAAGGCAGAATTACAAGGTATTTTATTTCAAGAAAAATTTACTCCATTTAGTTTAAATGTAACAGAGCCTTTTCCTCCTGCTTATCTGGACGGATCAATGAATACCTATCACTTAATACGTGATTTAGACCCTGATCAAAATAAGTATGCCCAAAGACAATTGGAACTACCGCAAACCATGGCATTGCTTCGTTCTATTCCAGGGCTTGCCGATGATGCATTTTTTTCCTGTTTTGTTCCAGGAACCCATCTTAAACCACATGCGGCTGAAGATAATGTGCGTTTAAATGTTCATTTAGGATTGGAGGTCCCTAGGGGTTGTGGTATTGCAGTAGCTGCTCAACAGCGTATATGGCCTGAAGATCAAATGCTCTGTTTTGATCCAAGTTTTACGCATGAAGCTTGGAATTTTGGAGCTTCCAATAGGCATGTGCTTTTATTCACGATATGGCATCCAGATCTTACGCAGGCTGAGGTATTTGCTATTAAATTATTTAGTAAGGAATACCATCATTATGTAGATAGGTTATAA
- a CDS encoding PD-(D/E)XK nuclease family transposase — MEKITPKVDLSFKKIFGVEENKDLLISLINATVAPEDQVVDVTLLNPYNPKNFRSDQLSILDIKAVGETDKRFNIEIQIIDEADKALHVLETMNFIDEERMAYEDHLKWLRIEANTLEKVRREGIQEGQEKGIRIGQEQGYTFIYDMLLTYNNR, encoded by the coding sequence ATGGAAAAAATCACCCCAAAAGTCGACCTCTCCTTCAAAAAAATCTTTGGTGTAGAAGAAAATAAGGATCTGCTAATTTCTTTAATAAATGCTACTGTTGCACCAGAAGATCAAGTGGTAGATGTTACCCTATTAAACCCCTATAACCCAAAAAATTTTAGAAGTGATCAGCTATCTATATTAGATATAAAAGCAGTAGGGGAAACAGACAAAAGGTTTAATATAGAAATTCAAATCATAGATGAAGCAGATAAGGCTTTGCATGTTTTAGAGACGATGAACTTCATCGATGAGGAAAGAATGGCTTATGAAGACCACTTGAAGTGGCTTAGAATAGAAGCCAATACATTAGAGAAAGTTAGACGTGAAGGAATCCAAGAAGGCCAAGAGAAAGGTATTCGAATAGGCCAGGAGCAAGGCTACACCTTTATATATGATATGCTGCTTACTTATAATAATAGATGA
- the thrS gene encoding threonine--tRNA ligase, with amino-acid sequence MIQILIDGQKRSFPKGSTGLDIAQQMGVPMDILAVQVNEAVYDLARAIETDATIRFLRWEDDAGKQLFWHSSAHLLAAALECLYPGVKFGIGPPIAQGFYYDVDLAPHSADTLDVEAIEKKMITLAQRKDPFIRRAVSKQEAVDFFTKKEDPYKLELLEGLADGTITLYQQGDFIDLCKGAHLPHTGWIKAAKILNVSGAYWRGNEKNKQLTRIYGITFPTKKELSDFLHVREEAKKRSHTKIGKALGLFTFSEKVGLGLPLWLPKGALLCDTLVQFLKKEQIKCGYQPVITPHIGHKELYITSGHYEKYQEDCFQPIRTAEAEEEYLLKPMNCPHHCEIYNSAPRSYKELPIRLAEFGTVYRYELHGALHGLTRTRCFTQDDAHIFCRADQVPEEFAKVIDLVLYIFDLLGFKDYTAQLSFRDPNSDKYIGESADWDLAEAAIQAIAQEKGLQTTTVVGEAAFYGPKVDFMVKDVLGRSWQLGTVQLDYQLPMRFDLTYIGADGGKHRPVMIHRAPFGSLERFIAILIEHTGGKFPLWLAPEQVTVLSLSDKYNGYATTVQQKLLEKGMRATLDDRNETIGKKIRETTLRKVPYIIVVGEKEMANQTVAVRKQEGQITMTLAEFIQQVCAELV; translated from the coding sequence ATGATTCAGATTCTAATAGATGGCCAGAAAAGGTCATTTCCCAAAGGGAGTACTGGTTTAGATATCGCCCAGCAAATGGGGGTGCCAATGGACATTTTAGCGGTTCAAGTCAATGAAGCGGTTTATGACTTAGCTCGTGCTATTGAAACAGATGCTACCATTCGTTTTCTTAGATGGGAGGATGATGCAGGAAAACAGCTCTTTTGGCACTCTTCTGCGCACCTTTTGGCGGCAGCCTTGGAGTGCCTTTATCCTGGAGTTAAATTTGGTATAGGTCCTCCTATTGCACAGGGATTCTATTATGATGTAGATTTAGCTCCCCATTCAGCAGACACCTTAGATGTAGAAGCCATAGAAAAAAAAATGATTACGCTGGCTCAGCGGAAAGATCCATTTATTCGTCGAGCAGTTTCTAAACAAGAAGCGGTTGACTTCTTTACTAAAAAAGAAGATCCTTATAAATTAGAACTATTAGAAGGGTTAGCCGATGGTACCATTACCTTGTATCAGCAAGGCGATTTTATCGATTTATGTAAAGGTGCCCATTTGCCCCATACTGGATGGATCAAGGCTGCTAAAATTTTAAATGTTTCAGGGGCCTACTGGCGGGGTAATGAAAAAAATAAACAGCTTACCCGTATCTATGGGATTACCTTTCCAACCAAAAAAGAACTTTCTGATTTTCTCCATGTTAGAGAAGAAGCCAAGAAAAGGAGCCATACAAAGATCGGCAAAGCGCTTGGCTTGTTTACCTTTTCTGAAAAGGTAGGGCTGGGCCTACCCCTTTGGTTGCCTAAGGGGGCGTTATTGTGTGATACCTTGGTGCAGTTTTTAAAAAAGGAGCAAATCAAATGTGGCTACCAGCCAGTTATTACGCCACATATTGGACATAAGGAACTTTATATCACCTCTGGCCATTATGAAAAGTATCAAGAAGATTGTTTTCAGCCTATTCGTACGGCTGAAGCTGAAGAAGAATATCTCTTAAAGCCGATGAATTGTCCCCATCATTGTGAGATTTACAATAGTGCACCCCGTTCTTATAAAGAGCTACCCATACGTTTGGCAGAATTTGGTACCGTCTATCGTTATGAATTACATGGTGCCTTGCATGGGTTGACCAGAACCCGCTGTTTTACGCAAGATGACGCGCATATTTTTTGCCGTGCAGATCAAGTGCCAGAAGAATTTGCTAAAGTGATTGATTTGGTGCTTTATATATTTGATCTATTGGGTTTTAAGGATTATACTGCGCAACTCTCTTTTAGAGATCCTAATAGTGATAAATATATAGGTGAGTCGGCAGATTGGGACTTGGCTGAAGCAGCCATTCAGGCTATTGCCCAAGAAAAGGGTTTGCAAACCACTACCGTGGTTGGGGAAGCAGCTTTTTATGGCCCAAAAGTCGATTTTATGGTCAAGGATGTATTGGGGAGAAGCTGGCAATTGGGTACCGTTCAATTGGATTATCAGTTGCCTATGCGGTTTGATTTGACCTATATTGGGGCTGATGGTGGGAAGCATCGACCCGTTATGATCCATCGTGCACCATTTGGTTCTCTAGAGCGATTTATAGCCATTCTTATTGAGCATACAGGTGGAAAATTTCCGCTCTGGTTAGCGCCGGAACAAGTAACCGTTTTATCGCTGTCTGATAAATACAATGGTTATGCTACGACTGTACAGCAAAAGTTATTGGAAAAGGGCATGCGTGCTACATTAGATGACCGCAATGAAACCATCGGAAAAAAAATTCGTGAGACCACATTGCGGAAGGTTCCCTATATCATAGTGGTCGGGGAAAAAGAAATGGCAAATCAAACTGTTGCCGTTCGCAAACAAGAGGGGCAAATCACTATGACTTTGGCTGAATTTATACAGCAGGTTTGTGCAGAGTTGGTATAG
- the lpxD gene encoding UDP-3-O-(3-hydroxymyristoyl)glucosamine N-acyltransferase, with translation MQWTISGLIERFNGELLTGSSQVALTHLCTLTEGRAGGIGFFSDTRYTAAFYQTKAAAVFVAKDFRPVAPVAASLIGVEDPYRCFCLLIEEVQQQKMAPKCGIEFPSYIGKEATVGANIYRAAFSYIGHHVVIGKEVKIYPHVYVGDYVTIGDHTILYSGAKIAAYTEIGSRCVIHSGAVIGSAGFGFLTHSDGSYKAIPSVGNVRLEDDVEVGANTTIDAATVGATVIGQGTKIDNLVQVAHNVQIGKHTGIAAQVGIAGSTKLGDYARLGGQTGIAGHLHLGDHITAIGRAGITRSFPKGNITLSGTPAFEHKKFLSCYAQFKNLAPSKKK, from the coding sequence ATGCAATGGACCATATCAGGGTTGATAGAGCGATTTAATGGCGAGCTATTAACTGGTAGTAGCCAGGTAGCCTTAACCCATCTCTGTACGCTCACAGAAGGGCGTGCTGGTGGCATTGGTTTTTTTTCCGATACCAGATATACTGCTGCTTTTTACCAAACAAAAGCTGCTGCTGTTTTTGTAGCGAAAGATTTTAGGCCCGTTGCGCCAGTAGCAGCTTCCTTGATAGGTGTAGAAGATCCTTACCGCTGTTTTTGCCTGCTTATAGAGGAGGTGCAACAGCAAAAAATGGCCCCTAAGTGCGGTATAGAGTTTCCTTCTTATATAGGCAAAGAGGCTACGGTAGGAGCAAATATTTACCGAGCTGCTTTTTCCTATATTGGCCATCATGTGGTCATTGGTAAAGAGGTAAAAATCTATCCACATGTGTATGTGGGAGATTATGTGACCATTGGCGACCATACCATACTCTATAGTGGGGCTAAAATAGCGGCCTATACGGAGATAGGTAGTCGATGTGTGATTCATTCCGGTGCTGTAATCGGTAGTGCTGGTTTTGGCTTTTTGACCCACTCAGATGGTAGCTATAAAGCCATTCCTTCAGTTGGTAATGTGCGCTTAGAGGATGATGTAGAAGTTGGTGCCAATACTACCATAGATGCCGCTACTGTAGGTGCTACTGTAATAGGACAAGGAACTAAAATAGATAACTTGGTTCAAGTGGCCCATAATGTTCAAATTGGCAAGCATACGGGGATTGCCGCACAAGTAGGGATCGCTGGATCCACTAAGCTAGGTGATTACGCCAGGTTGGGTGGTCAAACAGGTATTGCGGGCCACCTCCATTTGGGAGACCATATTACAGCTATTGGTCGAGCTGGTATTACCCGATCTTTTCCAAAAGGAAATATTACCCTTTCCGGTACACCTGCTTTTGAACATAAAAAATTCTTATCTTGCTACGCCCAATTTAAAAATCTGGCACCGTCGAAGAAAAAGTAA
- a CDS encoding bifunctional UDP-3-O-[3-hydroxymyristoyl] N-acetylglucosamine deacetylase/3-hydroxyacyl-ACP dehydratase produces MQRQQQTIQRTISFEGIGLHTGEKVKATFTPMPIDTGIQFQRVDLPGQPCIEASVTHVVAVERGTTLEKEQVQVATVEHLLAAIVGLGVDNICIQLDGSEVPDLDGSALAFVELLLEAGLMPQEAPRKFFKLKEKFVYDDPDTGSHYEVYPDTDYNLQVTIAYNRWPIGHQYANLSTLAHFKEEIAAARTFTYLDEIVALYHKGLLQGGDPTKAVIFSDHTDPTEWLEQVAQLSGRQVENVVTPDPSSSSCLRYINEPARHKLLDLIGDVALLGKPLQGKLIAHKPGHGANIRFVAALKSHLWIQEQKGAPICDLQAQPLFDVKQISNMLPHRYPFQLVDKIMELGNSYVIGVKNVTINEPFFQGHFPGTPVMPGVLQVEALAQTGGILLLHKVPDPAQYLTYFLAIDGCKFRRMVVPGDTLVLHCALLADIKFSTTEKQSVAIAKVKGRIFVGEQLACEAVLLAQIVKQHETI; encoded by the coding sequence ATGCAACGCCAACAACAAACCATTCAACGTACCATTAGCTTTGAAGGCATTGGCCTCCATACGGGTGAAAAGGTTAAGGCCACATTCACGCCTATGCCTATTGACACAGGTATACAATTTCAACGAGTAGATCTACCCGGTCAGCCTTGCATAGAGGCATCTGTAACCCATGTAGTTGCAGTAGAAAGAGGTACCACGCTTGAAAAAGAGCAAGTTCAGGTAGCTACTGTAGAACATTTGTTGGCGGCAATTGTAGGGTTAGGAGTCGATAATATTTGTATACAACTAGATGGATCAGAGGTACCCGATCTAGATGGTAGTGCATTGGCTTTTGTAGAGCTTCTATTAGAAGCAGGGCTGATGCCGCAGGAAGCACCACGAAAGTTTTTTAAACTCAAAGAAAAATTTGTCTATGATGACCCTGATACCGGTAGCCATTATGAAGTCTATCCCGATACCGATTATAACTTGCAGGTGACCATTGCCTATAATAGGTGGCCGATTGGCCATCAATATGCCAACCTCTCTACATTAGCCCATTTTAAAGAAGAAATTGCTGCTGCGCGTACTTTTACCTATTTGGATGAAATTGTTGCTTTGTATCACAAGGGGTTGCTACAGGGAGGCGATCCTACCAAAGCAGTTATTTTCTCTGATCATACCGATCCTACAGAATGGTTGGAGCAGGTTGCCCAATTGTCTGGTAGGCAGGTTGAAAATGTGGTCACACCTGATCCGTCTAGTTCATCTTGTTTACGCTATATCAATGAACCAGCCCGTCATAAGTTATTAGATCTGATCGGTGATGTGGCCTTATTGGGTAAGCCCTTACAAGGGAAGCTTATTGCCCATAAACCTGGCCATGGCGCCAATATACGTTTTGTAGCTGCTTTAAAAAGCCATCTATGGATACAAGAACAAAAAGGAGCACCTATATGTGATCTGCAAGCCCAACCACTTTTTGATGTAAAGCAGATCAGTAACATGTTGCCCCATCGTTATCCTTTTCAATTGGTAGATAAAATCATGGAGTTGGGTAATTCCTATGTGATTGGAGTGAAAAATGTAACGATAAACGAGCCCTTTTTTCAAGGCCATTTTCCCGGAACCCCTGTTATGCCTGGCGTGCTACAAGTAGAGGCCTTAGCACAAACTGGTGGTATATTGTTGTTGCATAAGGTACCAGATCCGGCACAATATCTAACCTATTTTCTTGCTATTGATGGCTGTAAATTCCGCCGTATGGTGGTGCCTGGAGATACTTTAGTATTGCATTGTGCATTGCTGGCAGATATCAAATTTAGTACTACTGAAAAGCAGTCAGTAGCCATTGCAAAGGTGAAAGGACGCATTTTTGTTGGTGAACAGTTGGCGTGTGAGGCAGTCTTATTGGCTCAAATTGTCAAGCAACATGAAACAATCTGA
- the lpxA gene encoding acyl-ACP--UDP-N-acetylglucosamine O-acyltransferase, whose translation MKQSDIHPSAILGKAVTIGSFVTIQEDVVVGDGTYIGPHVTIMSGSRIGKNCQIFPGAVIGAPAQDRKTTTLKTYVEVGDHTVIREFATLNRGTFGNTVIGSHVLLMAYVHVAHDCIVEDHVVVTNAAQLAGHVHLHHHAVIGGMAAVHQFMRVGAYSMVASKSIVRKDVPPFIKVAREPLRYCGINLVALQRHGFTKEQCNGIYHIYRLIYQSQLLLPLALEEVDKQVNHTQEKAMILSFIRSSHKGIVKKSPPK comes from the coding sequence ATGAAACAATCTGATATCCACCCTAGTGCTATCCTGGGGAAAGCGGTAACCATAGGCAGTTTTGTAACGATTCAGGAAGATGTGGTCGTAGGGGATGGAACCTATATAGGGCCCCATGTGACCATTATGTCTGGAAGCCGTATTGGAAAAAATTGTCAGATTTTTCCAGGTGCAGTTATTGGAGCGCCTGCACAGGATCGTAAAACAACCACTTTAAAAACTTATGTAGAAGTTGGAGACCATACGGTTATACGTGAATTTGCTACCCTTAATAGAGGTACTTTTGGCAATACGGTTATAGGATCTCATGTATTGCTTATGGCTTATGTTCATGTAGCCCATGATTGTATCGTTGAAGATCATGTGGTTGTGACCAATGCAGCACAGTTAGCAGGTCATGTACACCTCCACCATCATGCTGTAATAGGCGGTATGGCAGCGGTGCATCAGTTCATGCGAGTAGGGGCCTATAGTATGGTCGCTTCTAAAAGTATTGTGCGCAAAGATGTACCCCCCTTTATTAAAGTAGCACGCGAACCATTGCGCTATTGTGGCATTAATCTAGTCGCCTTACAAAGACATGGCTTTACTAAAGAACAATGCAATGGTATATACCATATCTATCGTTTGATTTATCAAAGCCAGTTATTATTACCGCTGGCATTAGAAGAGGTGGATAAACAGGTTAACCATACCCAAGAAAAAGCAATGATCCTCTCTTTTATACGTAGTAGCCATAAAGGTATTGTAAAAAAAAGCCCCCCAAAGTGA
- a CDS encoding ABC transporter substrate-binding protein: protein MISKRTILLLMAVWVFASIYYQEYQKKQKLLATPTLNNVTLSSINGTDPVRVSDKYSAEVVGKVYEGLYAYHYLKKPFQLVPNLAEGMPSISPDGLVYTFKIKQGVVFQDDPCFPNGKGRILKAADFVFSLKRLADPKNIVPYFGLMDGKIKGLDAWRRQPDYTQEVEGLKALDDYTLEVTLTQPWAAFLHFLAMPAAFVVAKEAVSHYGAEFLNHPVGTGPFILEGGFNPQAKQLVFVKSPSFREKCFPAEGNAEYQSILSDYAGKRLPLVDKVVTDIITEEQPLSLKIESKELDMAPISGSSIALNMVENNVMSPKWSKKGLALVESPSTSTQFFGFNHSHKVFQNTYLRQAMSMAFDRAVYNQTFYKGTAQLAQSLVPPVLMEDPNGLTASYGYDLERAKEYLVKAGYPGGKGLPTITLDAIVGTSSKSKAEFFAKCMAAIGIDVQVVTNVPAEHWSKISKGATMMHLLTWQADYPEPSTFLQVLSNRELCGLFYENAQFNECFDKAMATTNDAERQALYLEMHKIATEEVPMIYALHVPEQYVHYNWVKNIACNGFSPSIDEYIAVDMAAKVKETK, encoded by the coding sequence ATGATTAGTAAACGGACAATATTATTATTGATGGCTGTATGGGTTTTTGCTTCTATCTACTATCAGGAGTACCAAAAAAAGCAGAAGCTTTTGGCCACCCCTACGTTAAACAACGTCACACTATCCTCTATTAATGGTACTGACCCAGTACGGGTAAGTGATAAATATTCTGCAGAGGTGGTTGGTAAGGTCTATGAGGGCTTATATGCCTATCATTATTTAAAAAAGCCTTTTCAGTTGGTGCCCAACCTTGCTGAAGGCATGCCCTCTATTTCTCCAGATGGGTTGGTCTATACTTTTAAAATTAAGCAAGGTGTGGTATTCCAAGATGATCCTTGTTTTCCAAATGGAAAAGGTCGCATACTCAAAGCAGCTGATTTTGTTTTTAGTTTGAAAAGGCTAGCAGATCCTAAAAATATAGTACCTTATTTTGGTCTTATGGATGGTAAAATCAAAGGCTTGGACGCATGGAGGCGGCAGCCAGATTATACACAAGAGGTAGAAGGGCTAAAAGCGTTGGATGACTATACCTTAGAAGTTACCCTTACCCAGCCTTGGGCAGCTTTTTTACACTTTTTAGCCATGCCGGCCGCTTTTGTAGTTGCTAAAGAGGCTGTAAGTCACTATGGTGCTGAGTTTTTAAATCATCCAGTAGGTACAGGCCCCTTTATCTTAGAGGGTGGATTTAATCCACAAGCCAAGCAATTGGTTTTTGTAAAGAGTCCTTCCTTTAGGGAAAAATGCTTCCCTGCTGAAGGAAATGCTGAATATCAGTCTATATTGTCCGATTATGCTGGTAAAAGGTTGCCTTTGGTGGACAAGGTGGTGACCGATATTATTACGGAAGAACAACCACTTTCCTTAAAAATAGAAAGTAAAGAACTCGATATGGCGCCTATTAGTGGTTCTAGTATTGCGTTGAATATGGTTGAAAATAATGTCATGAGCCCAAAATGGAGCAAAAAAGGTTTAGCCTTGGTAGAGTCTCCTAGCACCAGTACGCAGTTTTTTGGTTTTAACCATAGCCATAAGGTTTTTCAAAATACCTATTTGAGGCAAGCCATGTCTATGGCTTTTGATAGAGCGGTCTATAACCAAACCTTCTATAAAGGAACCGCCCAACTGGCACAATCTCTTGTACCACCTGTGTTAATGGAGGATCCTAATGGTTTGACTGCATCCTATGGCTATGACCTCGAACGTGCAAAAGAATATCTGGTTAAAGCAGGTTATCCAGGTGGAAAAGGGCTTCCTACTATTACACTTGATGCTATTGTGGGAACAAGTTCTAAAAGTAAAGCAGAGTTTTTTGCTAAGTGTATGGCTGCTATTGGTATAGACGTGCAGGTAGTCACCAATGTGCCCGCAGAACACTGGAGTAAGATTTCTAAAGGTGCTACTATGATGCATCTGTTGACATGGCAAGCAGACTATCCCGAACCTTCTACTTTTCTACAAGTGCTTAGCAATAGGGAGTTGTGTGGCTTGTTCTATGAAAATGCCCAGTTTAATGAATGCTTTGATAAAGCTATGGCTACAACCAATGATGCGGAAAGGCAAGCACTTTATCTAGAGATGCATAAAATCGCAACTGAGGAAGTACCTATGATTTATGCACTGCATGTCCCTGAGCAATATGTACACTACAATTGGGTTAAAAATATAGCTTGTAATGGCTTTTCTCCATCCATAGATGAATATATTGCAGTGGATATGGCTGCAAAAGTTAAGGAAACTAAGTGA